One segment of Syntrophorhabdales bacterium DNA contains the following:
- a CDS encoding site-2 protease family protein, producing MILKPTMGLLSLLFRDPAAFVLLIIPLLYSVIIHEVAHGWVASKMGDQTAKWLGRLTLNPRKHLDPLGTIMLFIAGFGWAKPVPVNYNNLRDPRRGLVFVSAAGIVANILLAFLSLFSLRLLHLAPFGAVTTMLFYMARINIMLAAFNLIPIPPLDGSKIVMGFASRQFQYSLARLEPYGFFIIIGLLWLGFLDPVINFLESVILHLLSLVIP from the coding sequence GTGATACTAAAACCTACTATGGGCCTTCTGAGCTTGCTATTCAGAGATCCAGCCGCTTTCGTGCTGCTGATCATACCGCTGCTCTATTCGGTGATCATCCATGAAGTGGCGCACGGCTGGGTTGCAAGCAAGATGGGCGACCAGACTGCAAAGTGGCTTGGCCGCCTTACCCTAAACCCAAGGAAGCACCTCGACCCTCTCGGCACAATTATGCTATTCATCGCCGGCTTTGGCTGGGCCAAGCCGGTACCTGTCAATTATAACAACCTGCGTGACCCACGCAGAGGTCTTGTATTCGTTTCAGCAGCGGGAATAGTCGCGAACATACTCCTGGCATTTCTCTCCCTTTTCTCCCTGCGCCTGCTCCACCTCGCCCCATTTGGAGCAGTTACCACCATGCTCTTCTACATGGCGCGCATCAATATCATGCTCGCGGCCTTCAATCTAATTCCCATCCCTCCGCTGGATGGTTCTAAAATAGTCATGGGCTTTGCGTCGCGGCAGTTTCAATACTCGCTGGCCAGGCTCGAGCCTTACGGCTTTTTTATTATTATCGGGCTTCTCTGGTTAGGCTTCCTCGATCCAGTCATCAACTTTCTTGAATCGGTCATACTGCACCTGCTCAGTCTTGTAATACCTTAA
- a CDS encoding NifU family protein, producing the protein MKEKVEAAINKVRPALQADGGNVELVDVSTDGIVKVKLTGACGSCPMSQMTLKMGIERVIKQEVPEVKEVVAL; encoded by the coding sequence ATGAAAGAGAAAGTCGAAGCAGCAATCAATAAGGTCAGACCGGCGCTCCAGGCGGACGGAGGCAACGTCGAGTTGGTAGACGTGAGTACGGACGGCATTGTGAAGGTGAAACTTACCGGCGCATGCGGCAGTTGCCCGATGAGCCAGATGACGTTGAAGATGGGCATAGAACGGGTCATAAAGCAGGAAGTGCCTGAGGTGAAGGAGGTCGTTGCCCTCTAA